A single genomic interval of Mucilaginibacter robiniae harbors:
- a CDS encoding LuxE/PaaK family acyltransferase, which translates to MQKPQPQQIFSIQTEQQFTEAALQVFRYQAQNCTIYREFIGGLRIDPDAVSQVADIPFLPIEFFKQHEVVSSTAKPEVIFSSSGTTGMITSQHLVTEVSWYTESFRKAFQLFYGGVTQYCILALLPAYLERQGSSLVYMADDLIRQSQHPDSGFYLYNYNDLYQHLQKQQQAGQPTLLIGVTFALLDFVEQHPLNFPELIVMETGGMKGRRKEMIREELHDILCSGFGVPAIHSEYGMTELLSQAYSKGDGIFNCPPWMRVLTRDTNDPITPVGEGKTGGVNIIDLANINSCSFLATQDLGRIYADGSFEILGRFDNSDIRGCNLLVA; encoded by the coding sequence ATGCAAAAGCCGCAACCGCAGCAAATATTTTCTATTCAAACCGAGCAACAGTTTACAGAAGCTGCCTTGCAGGTATTCCGGTATCAGGCACAAAATTGTACTATTTACCGCGAGTTTATCGGTGGTTTGCGGATTGACCCGGATGCGGTTAGCCAAGTAGCAGATATTCCTTTTCTGCCCATTGAGTTTTTCAAACAGCACGAAGTGGTAAGCAGTACGGCTAAGCCTGAGGTTATATTTAGCAGCTCAGGGACTACCGGCATGATTACCAGCCAGCATTTAGTTACTGAGGTAAGCTGGTACACCGAAAGCTTCCGCAAGGCTTTTCAGTTATTTTATGGCGGTGTTACGCAATATTGCATTCTGGCTTTACTGCCAGCTTATCTGGAGCGCCAAGGCTCGTCGCTGGTGTACATGGCTGATGATTTGATCCGCCAATCTCAACATCCTGACAGCGGCTTTTACCTGTATAACTACAATGATTTATACCAGCATCTGCAAAAACAGCAGCAGGCTGGTCAGCCTACCTTGCTTATTGGTGTTACCTTTGCCCTGCTTGATTTTGTAGAACAACATCCATTGAACTTTCCGGAACTAATTGTGATGGAAACCGGCGGCATGAAAGGCCGTCGTAAGGAAATGATACGCGAGGAACTACATGATATACTTTGCAGTGGCTTTGGTGTACCGGCTATACATTCTGAATATGGCATGACTGAGTTGCTTTCCCAAGCTTATTCCAAAGGTGATGGTATCTTCAATTGCCCACCCTGGATGCGTGTACTTACCCGCGATACCAACGACCCAATAACACCTGTTGGTGAAGGTAAAACCGGAGGCGTGAATATCATTGATCTGGCTAATATCAATTCCTGCTCTTTCCTGGCTACGCAAGATTTGGGAAGGATATATGCGGATGGCTCTTTTGAAATACTGGGCAGGTTTGATAACTCAGACATTCGCGGATGTAACTTACTGGTAGCTTAG